A genome region from Macrotis lagotis isolate mMagLag1 chromosome 4, bilby.v1.9.chrom.fasta, whole genome shotgun sequence includes the following:
- the OTUB2 gene encoding ubiquitin thioesterase OTUB2, whose product MSETSFNLISEKCDILSILCDHPENRIYQRKIQELSKRFSALRKTKGDGNCFYRALGYSYLESLIGNSREILRFKERVLQTPKDLLAAGFEEHKFRNFFNAFYSLVEMVEKDGSVSNLLKVFNDQSFSDRIVQFLRLLTSAFIKNRADFFRHFIDEEMDVKDFCAQEVEPMAMECDHVQITALSQALSIPLQVEYVDEMDTALNHHVFSEAACPSVYLLYKTSHYNILYAADKVG is encoded by the exons AGTGAAACATCCTTTAACTTAATATCTGAGAAATGTGACATCTTATCGATTCTTTGTGACCATCCAGAAAATAGGATTTACCAGAGGAAAATTCAG GAACTCAGCAAAAGATTTTCTGCTCTACGGAAAACAAAAGGGGATGGGAATTGCTTTTACCGAGCCTTGGGTTACTCCTACTTAGAATCACTTATTGGAAACAGCAGAGAAATTCTCAG GTTTAAGGAACGTGTTCTACAGACCCCAAAAGATCTTTTAGCTGCTGGCTTTGAAGAACACAAATTCAGAAACTTCTTTAATGCT TTTTACAGCTTGGTTGAAATGGTGGAGAAAGATGGCTCTGTTTCCAACTTGCTGAAGGTTTTCAATGATCAGAGTTTTTCAGATCGAATCGTCCAGTTCCTTAGGCTTCTCACCTCTGCATTCATCAAGAATCGGGCAGATTTCTTCAGGCATTTCATTGATGAGGAGATGGATGTTAAAGACTTCTGTGCTCAA GAAGTGGAACCCATGGCCATGGAATGTGACCACGTTCAGATCACTGCTTTGTCCCAGGCGCTGAGCATCCCCCTTCAAGTTGAATATGTGGATGAAATGGACACCGCACTGAACCACCATGTATTTTCTGAAGCTGCCTGCCCTTCAGTTTATCTACTTTATAAAACATCACACTACAACATACTTTATGCAGCCGATAAAGTGGGTTAA